Proteins encoded by one window of Pseudomonas tructae:
- the glmS gene encoding glutamine--fructose-6-phosphate transaminase (isomerizing), producing the protein MCGIVGAVAERNITTILIEGLKRLEYRGYDSAGLAVFTQQGNLERRRRIGKVSELEAAVGAEPLAGNLGIAHTRWATHGAPTEHNAHPHFSGHELAVVHNGIIENHEELREKLKGLGYVFSSETDTEVIVHLLAHTLKSVPDLADALKATVKQLHGAYGLAVISAKQPDRLLAARSGSPLVIGLGHGENFLASDQLALRQVTDRFMYLEEGDIAEIRRDQVTIWDVSGAAVQRETVQYHEGAEAADKGAYRHFMLKEIHEQPTVVQRTLEGRLGKDHVMVQAFGPQAAELFAKVRNVQIVACGTSYHAGMVARYWLESLAGIPCQVEVASEFRYRKVVVQPDTLFVSISQSGETADTLAALRNAKELGFLGSLAICNVGISSLVRESDLTLLTQAGPEIGVASTKAFTTQLVSLMLLTLSLGQVRGTLAAGVEAELVEELRRLPTRLGEALAMDAIVEKTAELFADKHHTLFLGRGAQFPVAMEGALKLKEISYIHAEAYPAGELKHGPLALVDSDMPVVTVAPNNELLEKLKSNLQEVRARGGELIVFADEQAGMSNGEGTHVIAVPHIIDALAPILYTIPLQLLSYYVAVLKGTDVDQPRNLAKSVTVE; encoded by the coding sequence ATGTGTGGAATCGTTGGTGCCGTCGCCGAACGTAACATCACAACCATTCTGATCGAGGGCCTCAAGCGCCTCGAGTACCGCGGCTATGACAGCGCAGGTTTGGCCGTCTTCACCCAACAGGGCAATCTTGAACGCCGCCGCCGCATCGGCAAGGTCAGCGAACTGGAAGCTGCGGTTGGCGCTGAACCGCTGGCAGGCAACCTGGGTATCGCCCACACCCGTTGGGCCACCCATGGTGCGCCAACCGAACATAACGCCCACCCGCATTTCTCCGGTCACGAACTGGCGGTGGTGCACAACGGCATCATCGAGAACCACGAAGAACTACGTGAAAAGCTCAAGGGCCTGGGTTACGTCTTCAGCTCCGAGACCGATACCGAGGTCATCGTTCACTTGCTGGCTCACACCCTCAAGTCCGTGCCTGACCTGGCTGATGCGCTCAAGGCCACGGTCAAGCAACTGCATGGTGCCTATGGTTTGGCCGTGATCAGCGCCAAGCAGCCTGACCGCTTGCTGGCCGCCCGCAGTGGCAGCCCGCTGGTGATCGGCCTGGGCCACGGCGAGAACTTCCTGGCCTCCGACCAGTTGGCGCTGCGCCAGGTCACCGACCGTTTCATGTACCTGGAAGAGGGCGACATCGCCGAAATCCGCCGCGACCAGGTCACTATCTGGGATGTATCCGGTGCTGCGGTCCAGCGTGAAACCGTGCAGTACCACGAAGGTGCCGAGGCTGCTGACAAAGGCGCTTACCGCCACTTCATGCTCAAGGAAATCCACGAGCAGCCAACCGTGGTGCAACGTACCCTGGAAGGCCGTCTGGGCAAGGACCACGTCATGGTCCAGGCCTTCGGTCCGCAAGCTGCCGAGCTGTTTGCCAAGGTACGTAACGTGCAGATCGTTGCCTGCGGCACCAGCTACCACGCCGGTATGGTTGCCCGTTACTGGCTGGAAAGCCTGGCCGGTATTCCTTGCCAGGTCGAAGTCGCCAGCGAGTTCCGCTACCGCAAGGTGGTGGTGCAGCCCGACACCCTGTTCGTCTCGATCTCCCAGTCCGGTGAAACCGCCGACACCCTGGCCGCCCTGCGCAACGCCAAGGAACTGGGCTTCCTCGGTAGCCTGGCGATCTGCAACGTCGGCATCAGCTCGCTGGTGCGCGAGTCTGACCTGACCCTGCTGACCCAGGCCGGCCCGGAAATCGGCGTCGCCTCGACCAAGGCCTTCACCACCCAGCTGGTATCGCTGATGCTGCTGACCCTGTCCCTGGGTCAGGTGCGTGGCACCTTGGCCGCTGGAGTCGAGGCCGAGCTGGTCGAAGAACTACGTCGCCTGCCAACCCGCCTGGGCGAAGCCCTGGCCATGGACGCCATCGTCGAGAAAACTGCCGAGCTGTTCGCCGACAAGCACCACACCCTGTTCCTGGGGCGTGGCGCGCAGTTCCCGGTCGCGATGGAAGGTGCTCTGAAGCTCAAAGAGATCTCCTACATCCACGCTGAAGCCTACCCAGCCGGTGAGCTCAAGCACGGCCCGCTGGCCCTGGTCGACAGCGACATGCCAGTGGTCACCGTGGCGCCGAACAACGAACTGCTGGAGAAGCTCAAGTCCAACCTGCAGGAAGTGCGCGCCCGCGGCGGCGAGTTGATCGTCTTTGCTGACGAGCAAGCCGGCATGAGCAATGGCGAAGGCACCCACGTGATCGCCGTGCCGCACATCATCGATGCCCTGGCACCGATCCTCTACACCATTCCACTGCAGTTGCTGTCGTACTACGTCGCCGTGCTCAAGGGCACCGACGTCGACCAGCCGCGTAACCTGGCGAAATCGGTGACTGTCGAGTAA
- a CDS encoding F0F1 ATP synthase subunit delta — protein MAELTTLARPYAKAAFEHAQAHQQLANWSAMLGLAAAVSEDDTVQRLLKAPRLTSAEKAAAFIDVCGDKFDAQAQNFIHVAAENGRLLLLPEISALFDLYKAEQEKSVDVEVTSAFALNQEQQDKLAKVLSARLSREVRLHATEDATLIGGVVIRAGDLVIDGSVRGKIAKLAEALKS, from the coding sequence ATGGCAGAACTGACCACGTTGGCCCGACCTTACGCTAAGGCGGCCTTTGAGCACGCCCAGGCCCATCAGCAACTGGCCAATTGGTCAGCCATGCTCGGCCTGGCTGCTGCAGTGTCGGAAGACGACACAGTGCAGCGCCTGCTCAAGGCCCCGCGACTGACGAGCGCAGAAAAGGCCGCCGCGTTTATTGACGTGTGCGGTGACAAGTTCGATGCACAGGCACAGAATTTCATTCATGTTGCCGCGGAAAATGGCCGTCTCCTGCTTTTGCCGGAGATTTCGGCATTGTTCGACCTGTACAAGGCTGAACAAGAGAAATCCGTGGACGTGGAAGTCACCAGTGCTTTTGCGTTGAACCAAGAACAGCAAGACAAACTCGCCAAGGTTCTCAGTGCACGGCTCAGCCGGGAAGTGCGCCTGCATGCGACGGAGGATGCCACCCTTATCGGTGGTGTCGTGATCCGCGCCGGCGACCTGGTAATCGATGGCTCGGTTCGCGGCAAAATCGCGAAACTGGCCGAAGCATTGAAATCTTGA
- a CDS encoding ShlB/FhaC/HecB family hemolysin secretion/activation protein yields the protein MHHSLRTEHPFSSGVRTLCLGSLLGLLQIAPAHADGFLSGQETLRLQQQQQRDVQQLQLEQRQRQIQRGSFSSTPATPILPEQTASDSRCWPLSGTRIGGVSLFAKTRLNDYIKPYVAPCMGVNQINQLLAAITRLYVEAGYIASRPYLASTPAAGHSLDILVEEGYVEAIELADQSLPVSLGGAFPGMLGKPLNLRDLEQGLDQLNRLRSLDMTADIAPGSQPGASRIILRSRSSGGRWGLGLGVDNLGSAGTGRDRQSINLNLDSPLHINDALNLNYSDTLNHGPRYSRSSSLFYSVPYGYWTYSLFASHAEYRAPLKLARTTLYNSGRTDMVSGRADRVLWRDQSHQLSANLQLAYKDVDSYLQKAHLQIQSPTLTVAEAGLNLFWLNSAVWNLDVNYAQGLTWFGADRDSQQVQRNLPQAQFRKYRAGLSQWRNGQWGAQRWQWQSQLSLQYSPDPLPAIEQLLGTDDSAVRGYRVNSASGAIGGVWRNTLRLPLNSDLPVKITPRLGLDNGWIKAEHGAQSRYLDGASLGLNLAWKKLQVDLDYQRSLTTPQGFRTEPEVWLARFSLQI from the coding sequence GTGCACCATTCATTACGCACTGAACACCCCTTTTCCTCCGGCGTCCGTACTTTATGCCTCGGGTCATTACTGGGCCTGTTGCAAATTGCGCCAGCGCATGCCGACGGCTTCCTTTCCGGCCAAGAGACCCTACGTTTGCAACAACAGCAACAACGAGACGTGCAGCAGTTGCAACTGGAGCAGCGCCAGCGGCAGATTCAGCGTGGCAGCTTCAGCAGCACCCCGGCCACGCCCATCCTGCCGGAACAGACCGCCAGCGACAGCCGCTGCTGGCCCCTGAGCGGCACCCGCATCGGTGGCGTCAGTCTGTTCGCCAAGACCCGGCTCAATGACTACATCAAGCCGTACGTGGCACCGTGCATGGGGGTCAATCAGATCAACCAACTGCTGGCAGCCATCACCCGTCTCTATGTCGAGGCCGGCTACATCGCCAGCCGCCCCTACCTGGCCAGCACCCCGGCTGCCGGCCACAGCCTGGATATCCTGGTGGAAGAAGGCTACGTCGAAGCCATCGAACTGGCCGACCAGAGCCTGCCAGTCTCCTTGGGCGGGGCTTTCCCGGGCATGCTCGGCAAGCCCCTGAACCTGCGAGACCTGGAGCAGGGCCTGGATCAACTGAACCGCCTGCGCTCCCTGGACATGACCGCCGACATCGCCCCAGGCAGCCAGCCCGGTGCCTCGCGGATCATCCTGCGTTCGCGCAGCAGCGGCGGGCGCTGGGGCCTCGGGCTGGGAGTGGATAACCTCGGCAGCGCCGGCACCGGCCGCGACCGGCAGTCGATCAACCTCAATCTGGACAGCCCGTTGCACATCAACGACGCGCTGAACCTGAACTACAGCGATACCCTCAACCACGGCCCGCGCTACAGCCGCAGCAGTAGCCTGTTCTACTCGGTGCCCTACGGTTACTGGACCTACAGCCTGTTCGCCAGCCACGCCGAATACCGCGCCCCGCTCAAGCTGGCCCGCACCACCCTGTACAACAGTGGCCGCACCGACATGGTCAGCGGCCGCGCCGACCGGGTGCTGTGGCGCGACCAGAGCCACCAGCTCAGCGCCAACCTGCAACTGGCCTACAAGGACGTCGACAGCTACCTGCAAAAAGCCCACCTGCAGATCCAGAGCCCGACCCTGACCGTGGCCGAGGCCGGGCTCAACCTGTTCTGGCTCAACAGCGCGGTATGGAACCTGGATGTCAATTACGCCCAGGGCCTGACCTGGTTCGGTGCCGACCGTGATTCGCAGCAGGTGCAGCGCAACCTGCCCCAGGCGCAATTTCGCAAGTACCGCGCGGGTCTGAGCCAGTGGCGCAATGGCCAGTGGGGCGCACAGCGCTGGCAGTGGCAGAGCCAGTTGTCCCTGCAATACAGCCCGGACCCGTTGCCGGCTATCGAGCAGCTGTTGGGCACCGACGATTCGGCGGTCCGCGGCTACCGCGTAAACAGTGCCTCCGGCGCCATCGGCGGGGTCTGGCGCAACACCCTGCGCCTGCCCCTGAACAGCGACCTGCCGGTCAAGATCACCCCACGCCTGGGCCTGGACAACGGTTGGATCAAGGCCGAGCACGGCGCCCAGAGCCGCTATCTCGACGGTGCCAGCCTGGGCCTCAACCTGGCGTGGAAAAAACTCCAGGTCGACCTGGATTACCAACGCAGCCTCACCACCCCGCAGGGCTTTCGCACGGAGCCGGAAGTCTGGCTGGCCAGGTTCAGCTTGCAAATTTAA
- a CDS encoding DeoR/GlpR family DNA-binding transcription regulator: MSKRNTPQRRHNILALLNEQGEVSVDALAKRFETSEVTIRKDLAALETNGLLLRRYGGAVTLPQELFTDQGQPVSLYKQAIAKAAVGRIREHARIIIDSGSTTAAMIPQLGHQPGLVVMTNSLNVARALSELEHEPVLLMTGGTWDPHSESFQGQVAEQVLRSYDFDQLFIGADGIDLARGTTTFNELLGLSRVMAEVAREVIVMVESDKVGRKIPNLELPWGSVNTLITDERLPAEAREQIEARGINVICAAITQEHN, encoded by the coding sequence ATGTCGAAACGTAACACTCCCCAACGACGCCATAACATCCTGGCTTTGCTCAATGAGCAGGGTGAGGTGAGCGTCGATGCCCTGGCCAAGCGTTTCGAAACGTCGGAAGTCACCATTCGCAAAGACCTGGCTGCCCTCGAAACCAATGGCCTGCTGTTGCGCCGCTATGGTGGTGCGGTGACCCTGCCGCAGGAACTCTTTACCGACCAGGGTCAGCCGGTTTCCCTGTACAAGCAGGCAATCGCCAAAGCCGCCGTAGGTCGCATCCGCGAACACGCACGGATCATCATCGACAGTGGCAGCACTACTGCCGCGATGATCCCGCAGCTTGGCCACCAACCGGGCTTGGTAGTCATGACCAACTCCTTGAATGTGGCCCGCGCCCTCAGCGAGCTGGAGCACGAACCGGTGCTGTTGATGACCGGTGGCACCTGGGACCCGCATTCGGAGTCGTTCCAGGGCCAGGTGGCCGAGCAGGTACTACGCTCATACGACTTCGACCAACTGTTCATTGGCGCCGATGGCATCGACCTGGCGCGCGGTACTACCACGTTCAACGAACTGCTGGGCCTGAGCCGGGTGATGGCTGAAGTCGCCCGCGAAGTGATCGTCATGGTCGAGTCCGACAAGGTCGGGCGCAAGATCCCCAACCTTGAACTGCCTTGGGGCAGCGTCAACACCCTTATTACTGATGAACGCCTGCCCGCTGAGGCACGCGAACAAATTGAAGCCCGCGGCATCAACGTGATTTGCGCCGCTATCACCCAGGAGCATAACTAA
- the glmU gene encoding bifunctional UDP-N-acetylglucosamine diphosphorylase/glucosamine-1-phosphate N-acetyltransferase GlmU: MSLDIVILAAGQGTRMRSALPKVLHPVAGDSMLGHVIHSARELQPLGIHVVIGHGAELVRERLAADDLNFVLQDKQLGTGHAVAQALPALSAETVLILYGDVPLIEVDTLKRLLAKVTPQQLGLLTVTLDDPTGYGRIVRDGQGQVAAIVEHKDASDAQKAIQEGNTGILAVPGARLADWLGRLSNNNAQGEYYLTDVIAMAVADGLVVATEQPLDPMEVQGANDRRQLAELERHYQLREGRRLMAQGVTLRDPARFDVRGDVTVGRDVLIDINVILEGRVVIEDDVVIGPNCVIKNSTLRKGVVVKANSHLEGAIMGEGSDAGPFARLRPGSVLEARAHVGNFVELKNAHLGEGAKAGHLTYLGDAEVGARTNIGAGTITCNYDGANKFKTVLGADVFIGSNNSLVAPVDILDGATTAAGSTITQNVEAAQLAVGRARQRNIDGWKRPEKIKKS; this comes from the coding sequence ATGTCTCTCGATATCGTTATTCTCGCCGCCGGCCAAGGTACCCGCATGCGCTCGGCGCTGCCCAAGGTACTGCACCCGGTCGCCGGCGACTCCATGCTCGGTCATGTTATCCACAGCGCTCGCGAGCTTCAGCCACTGGGCATCCATGTGGTGATCGGGCACGGTGCAGAGCTGGTACGTGAGCGACTGGCCGCCGATGACCTGAACTTTGTTCTGCAGGACAAGCAACTGGGTACCGGCCATGCCGTAGCCCAGGCCCTGCCGGCGCTGAGCGCTGAAACCGTGCTTATCCTCTACGGCGACGTGCCACTGATCGAAGTCGATACCCTCAAGCGTTTGCTCGCCAAGGTCACGCCACAGCAGCTTGGCCTGCTGACCGTGACCCTGGATGACCCGACCGGCTACGGCCGCATCGTTCGCGATGGCCAGGGCCAGGTGGCGGCGATCGTCGAGCACAAGGATGCCAGCGACGCACAGAAAGCCATCCAGGAAGGCAACACCGGCATTCTCGCTGTCCCGGGCGCACGCCTGGCAGACTGGCTGGGCCGCCTGTCGAACAACAATGCCCAGGGTGAGTACTACCTCACCGACGTCATCGCCATGGCCGTGGCCGATGGCCTGGTGGTCGCCACCGAACAGCCGCTGGACCCGATGGAAGTGCAGGGCGCCAACGATCGTCGTCAGCTGGCTGAGCTTGAGCGTCACTATCAACTGCGTGAAGGCCGTCGCCTGATGGCCCAGGGTGTGACCTTGCGAGACCCGGCGCGCTTCGACGTGCGTGGTGACGTAACCGTTGGTCGCGACGTGCTGATCGATATCAACGTGATTCTCGAAGGACGCGTGGTGATCGAAGACGACGTGGTCATCGGCCCGAACTGCGTGATCAAGAACAGCACTTTGCGCAAAGGCGTGGTGGTCAAGGCCAACAGCCACCTGGAAGGCGCGATCATGGGCGAAGGCAGCGATGCCGGCCCGTTTGCCCGCCTGCGTCCAGGCAGTGTGCTCGAGGCCCGCGCCCATGTGGGTAACTTTGTCGAGCTCAAGAACGCCCATCTGGGGGAAGGCGCCAAGGCCGGTCACCTGACCTACCTGGGCGATGCCGAGGTAGGCGCGCGTACCAACATCGGCGCTGGCACCATCACCTGCAACTACGACGGCGCCAACAAGTTCAAGACAGTACTGGGGGCAGATGTGTTCATCGGCTCGAACAACTCTCTGGTCGCGCCTGTGGATATTTTGGATGGCGCCACCACTGCAGCGGGTTCGACCATCACCCAGAATGTTGAAGCAGCGCAGTTGGCGGTCGGTCGGGCACGTCAGCGCAACATCGATGGCTGGAAGCGGCCGGAGAAAATCAAGAAGAGCTAA
- a CDS encoding F0F1 ATP synthase subunit epsilon — translation MAMTVHCDIVSAEGEIFSGLVEMVVAHGNLGDLGIAPGHAPLITNLKPGPITLTKQGGAQEVFYISGGFLEVQPNMVKVLADTVQRAADLDEAQAQDALKAAENALNEKGAEFDYGAAAARLAEAAAQLRTVQQMRKGK, via the coding sequence ATGGCTATGACAGTCCATTGCGATATCGTCAGCGCGGAAGGAGAAATCTTCTCCGGTCTGGTCGAGATGGTGGTTGCGCACGGTAACCTGGGTGATCTTGGTATCGCTCCAGGCCACGCGCCGCTGATCACTAATCTGAAGCCAGGTCCGATCACGCTGACCAAGCAGGGTGGTGCCCAAGAGGTGTTCTACATCTCTGGTGGTTTCCTCGAGGTCCAGCCGAACATGGTCAAGGTGCTTGCCGATACCGTGCAACGTGCTGCTGACCTGGACGAAGCTCAGGCTCAGGATGCCCTCAAGGCTGCTGAGAACGCCCTGAACGAAAAAGGTGCGGAGTTCGATTACGGCGCCGCCGCCGCACGTCTGGCCGAGGCCGCAGCCCAACTGCGTACCGTCCAGCAAATGCGCAAAGGCAAGTAA
- the atpA gene encoding F0F1 ATP synthase subunit alpha, translating into MQQLNPSEISEIIKGRIEKLDVTSQARNEGTVVSVSDGIVRIHGLADVMYGEMIEFPGGVFGMALNLEQDSVGAVVLGAYDTLAEGMSAKCTGRILEVPVGKELLGRVVDALGNPIDGKGPLGNTETDAVEKVAPGVIWRKSVDQPVQTGYKSVDAMIPVGRGQRELIIGDRQIGKTAMAIDAIINQKDSGIFCVYVAVGQKRSTVANIVRKLEENGALANTIVVVASASESAALQFLAPYAGCTMGEFFRDRGEDALIVYDDLSKQAVAYRQISLLLRRPPGREAYPGDVFYLHSRLLERASRVSEEYVEKFTNGAVTGKTGSLTALPIIETQAGDVSAFVPTNVISITDGQIFLESAMFNSGIRPAVNAGVSVSRVGGAAQTKIIKKLSGGIRTALAQYRELAAFAQFASDLDEATRKQLEHGQRVTELMKQKQYAPMSIADMALSLYAAERGFLTDVEITKIGSFEQALIAYFNRDHAELMAKINVKGDFNDEIDAGIKAGIEKFKATQTW; encoded by the coding sequence ATGCAGCAACTCAATCCTTCCGAAATTAGTGAAATCATCAAGGGTCGCATCGAGAAACTCGACGTGACCTCCCAAGCCCGCAACGAGGGTACTGTCGTCAGCGTTTCTGACGGTATCGTGCGGATTCACGGTCTGGCCGACGTTATGTACGGCGAAATGATCGAGTTTCCAGGTGGCGTGTTCGGTATGGCCCTCAACCTGGAGCAAGACTCCGTTGGTGCGGTAGTACTGGGCGCCTACGACACCCTCGCTGAAGGCATGAGCGCCAAGTGCACCGGCCGCATCCTCGAAGTTCCTGTTGGTAAGGAACTGCTGGGTCGCGTTGTTGACGCACTGGGCAATCCAATCGACGGCAAAGGCCCACTGGGCAACACCGAGACCGATGCGGTCGAGAAAGTTGCTCCGGGCGTGATCTGGCGTAAGTCGGTAGACCAGCCTGTACAGACTGGCTACAAATCTGTCGACGCCATGATCCCGGTCGGCCGTGGTCAGCGTGAGCTGATCATCGGTGACCGTCAGATCGGTAAGACCGCCATGGCCATCGACGCCATCATCAACCAGAAAGACTCCGGTATTTTCTGTGTTTATGTTGCTGTCGGCCAGAAGCGTTCCACCGTTGCCAACATCGTTCGCAAGCTGGAAGAAAACGGCGCCCTGGCCAACACCATCGTGGTGGTTGCCAGTGCTTCGGAATCCGCCGCACTGCAATTCCTGGCGCCATACGCCGGTTGCACCATGGGCGAGTTCTTCCGTGACCGCGGTGAAGACGCGCTGATCGTATACGATGACCTGTCCAAGCAGGCCGTTGCCTACCGTCAGATCTCCCTGCTGCTGCGCCGTCCACCAGGACGTGAAGCGTACCCAGGTGACGTGTTCTATCTCCACTCCCGTCTGCTGGAGCGTGCATCGCGCGTTTCCGAAGAGTACGTCGAGAAGTTCACCAACGGTGCTGTAACTGGCAAGACCGGTTCCCTGACCGCACTGCCGATCATCGAAACCCAGGCTGGCGACGTTTCCGCGTTCGTTCCGACCAACGTGATTTCCATCACCGACGGTCAGATCTTCCTGGAATCGGCCATGTTCAACTCGGGCATCCGCCCTGCAGTGAACGCCGGTGTTTCGGTATCGCGTGTGGGTGGTGCCGCTCAGACCAAGATCATCAAGAAGCTTTCCGGTGGTATCCGTACCGCTCTGGCTCAGTACCGTGAACTGGCGGCATTCGCCCAGTTCGCTTCTGACCTGGACGAAGCCACCCGTAAGCAACTCGAGCACGGTCAACGTGTTACCGAGCTGATGAAGCAGAAGCAATACGCTCCAATGTCCATCGCGGACATGGCGCTGTCGCTGTATGCCGCTGAGCGTGGGTTCCTGACCGACGTTGAAATCACCAAGATCGGCAGCTTCGAGCAAGCGCTGATCGCTTACTTCAACCGTGATCACGCCGAACTGATGGCGAAGATCAACGTGAAGGGTGACTTCAACGACGAAATCGACGCTGGCATCAAAGCCGGTATCGAGAAGTTCAAGGCCACCCAAACCTGGTAA
- the atpG gene encoding F0F1 ATP synthase subunit gamma, producing MAGAKEIRSKIASIKSTQKITSAMEKVAVSKMRKAQMRMAASRPYAERIRQVIGHLANANPEYRHPFMIEREVKRVGYVVVSSDRGLCGGLNTNLFKALVKDMAVNREQGIEIDLCVVGSKGAAFFRSFGGNVVAAISHLGEEPSINDLIGSVKVMLDAYLDGRIDRLSVVSNKFVNTMTQAPTVEQLIPLVATPDQELKHHWDYLYEPDAKELLDGLMVRYVESQVYQAVVENNAAEQAARMIAMKNATDNAGDLISELQLIYNKARQAAITQEISEIVGGAAAV from the coding sequence ATGGCAGGCGCAAAAGAGATTCGCAGTAAGATTGCGAGCATCAAAAGCACGCAAAAAATTACCAGCGCCATGGAAAAAGTGGCGGTCAGTAAAATGCGCAAGGCACAAATGCGCATGGCTGCTAGCCGTCCTTACGCGGAGCGTATCCGCCAGGTTATCGGTCATCTGGCCAACGCCAACCCGGAATACCGCCACCCCTTCATGATCGAACGCGAAGTAAAGCGCGTCGGTTATGTCGTCGTGAGCAGTGACCGTGGTTTGTGCGGTGGCTTGAACACCAACCTGTTCAAGGCCCTGGTCAAGGACATGGCGGTCAACCGCGAGCAAGGTATCGAGATCGATCTTTGCGTGGTTGGCAGCAAGGGTGCGGCGTTTTTCCGCAGCTTCGGCGGTAACGTCGTTGCCGCGATCAGCCACCTGGGCGAAGAGCCGTCGATCAATGATCTGATCGGCAGCGTCAAGGTCATGCTGGACGCTTACCTGGATGGTCGTATCGACCGTCTGTCCGTGGTATCGAACAAGTTCGTCAATACCATGACGCAAGCCCCAACGGTCGAGCAGTTGATTCCGTTGGTTGCAACCCCGGATCAAGAACTCAAGCACCACTGGGACTACCTCTACGAACCTGACGCCAAAGAGCTGCTGGACGGCCTGATGGTGCGTTACGTGGAGTCGCAGGTCTACCAGGCGGTGGTCGAGAACAACGCAGCTGAACAAGCTGCCCGGATGATCGCGATGAAGAACGCCACCGACAACGCCGGTGATTTGATCAGCGAATTGCAGCTGATCTACAACAAGGCGCGTCAGGCTGCGATCACCCAAGAGATCTCGGAAATCGTCGGCGGCGCTGCCGCGGTTTAA
- the atpD gene encoding F0F1 ATP synthase subunit beta — protein MSSGRIVQIIGAVIDVEFPRDSVPSVYNALKVQGAETTLEVQQQLGDGVVRTIAMGSTEGLKRGLDVADTGAAISVPVGKATLGRIMDVLGNPIDEAGPIGEEERWGIHRDAPSFADQAGGNDLLETGIKVIDLVCPFAKGGKVGLFGGAGVGKTVNMMELIRNIAIEHSGYSVFAGVGERTREGNDFYHEMKDSNVLDKVALVYGQMNEPPGNRLRVALTGLTMAEKFRDEGNDVLLFVDNIYRYTLAGTEVSALLGRMPSAVGYQPTLAEEMGVLQERITSTKEGSITSIQAVYVPADDLTDPSPATTFAHLDATVVLSRDIASLGIYPAVDPLDSTSRQLDPNVIGNEHYDTARGVQYVLQRYKELKDIIAILGMDELSETDKQLVSRARKIQRFLSQPFFVAEVFTGSPGKYVSLKDTIAGFSGILKGDYDHLPEQAFYMVGSIEEAVEKAKKL, from the coding sequence ATGAGTAGCGGACGTATCGTTCAAATCATCGGCGCCGTCATCGACGTGGAATTCCCACGTGACAGCGTTCCGAGTGTTTACAACGCGCTGAAAGTACAAGGCGCGGAAACCACCCTGGAAGTTCAGCAGCAGCTGGGCGACGGCGTGGTTCGTACCATTGCGATGGGCTCGACCGAAGGCTTGAAGCGCGGTCTGGACGTTGCAGACACCGGCGCAGCCATCTCCGTTCCAGTCGGTAAAGCGACCCTGGGCCGGATCATGGACGTACTGGGCAACCCGATCGACGAAGCTGGCCCGATCGGTGAAGAAGAGCGCTGGGGTATCCACCGCGACGCACCTTCGTTCGCTGACCAGGCAGGCGGCAACGACCTGCTGGAAACCGGCATCAAGGTTATCGACCTGGTTTGCCCGTTCGCCAAGGGTGGTAAAGTTGGTCTGTTCGGTGGTGCCGGTGTAGGCAAAACCGTAAACATGATGGAACTGATCCGTAACATCGCCATCGAGCACAGCGGTTATTCCGTGTTCGCCGGTGTGGGTGAGCGTACTCGTGAGGGTAACGACTTCTACCACGAGATGAAGGATTCCAACGTACTGGACAAGGTTGCTCTGGTATACGGCCAGATGAACGAGCCACCAGGAAACCGTCTGCGCGTAGCGCTGACCGGCCTGACCATGGCTGAGAAGTTCCGTGACGAAGGTAACGACGTTCTGCTGTTCGTCGACAACATCTATCGTTACACCCTGGCCGGTACCGAAGTATCCGCACTGCTGGGCCGTATGCCTTCGGCAGTAGGTTACCAGCCGACCCTGGCTGAAGAGATGGGCGTTCTGCAAGAGCGTATCACTTCGACCAAGGAAGGTTCGATCACCTCGATCCAGGCCGTATACGTACCTGCGGACGACCTGACCGACCCGTCGCCAGCGACCACCTTCGCCCACTTGGACGCCACCGTCGTACTGTCCCGTGACATCGCTTCCCTGGGTATCTACCCAGCGGTCGATCCACTGGACTCGACTTCGCGTCAGCTGGACCCGAACGTGATCGGCAACGAGCACTACGACACCGCGCGTGGCGTTCAGTACGTACTGCAGCGCTACAAAGAGCTGAAGGACATCATTGCTATTCTGGGTATGGACGAACTGTCCGAAACCGACAAGCAGCTGGTATCCCGCGCTCGTAAGATTCAGCGCTTCCTGTCCCAGCCGTTCTTCGTGGCCGAAGTCTTCACCGGTTCTCCAGGCAAATACGTTTCCCTGAAAGACACCATTGCAGGCTTCAGCGGCATCCTCAAAGGTGACTACGACCACCTGCCAGAACAAGCGTTCTACATGGTCGGCAGCATCGAAGAAGCCGTCGAGAAAGCCAAGAAACTGTAA